The following are encoded in a window of Cucurbita pepo subsp. pepo cultivar mu-cu-16 chromosome LG12, ASM280686v2, whole genome shotgun sequence genomic DNA:
- the LOC111807829 gene encoding cytochrome P450 78A3-like, translating to MSLSTQIDSLWVFALASKCSSLSKDTLLCSLLCLLLICFLLSIFHWAHPGGPAWGSHGCYRRTAAVIPGPRGLPLIGSMTLMMGLAHQRIAAIAKSLGATRLMAFSLAYTRVIVTSHPDVAKEILNSSLFADRPIKESAYSLMFNRAIGFAPYGLYWRTLRRIASHHLFSPKQIKSSESHRRHIASQMLAIFSSTTTSSTHRVRDTLKRASLNSMMASVFGRFYTLTDSNNEAEQLQTLVAEGYDLLGLLNWSDHLPFLADFDPQRIRFRCSQLVPQVNQLVGRIIAEHRSNSTPQQITDFVDVLLSLQQSDNLSDSDIIAVLWEMIFRGTDTTAVLMEWILARMVVHTEVQEKVQSELDTVVGRSRGVVESDIPSLLYLTAVVKEVLRLHPPGPLLSWARLAITDTTIDGHHVPKGTTAMVNMWSIARDPQVWSDPLEFKPDRFVSGGADVEFSVMGSDLRLAPFGSGRRTCPGKALAWTTVIFWVATLLHEFKWLPSPNQNDAVDFSEVLKLSCEMANPLTVKLCPRRNSSF from the exons ATGTCCTTGAGTACCCAAATTGATAGCCTTTGGGTCTTCGCGTTGGCTTCCAAATGCTCCTCTCTCTCCAAAGACACCCTCCTTTGCTCACTCCTCTGTCTTCTCCTTATTTGCTTTCTCCTTTCTATTTTCCACTGGGCCCATCCTGGCGGCCCTGCTTGGGGCTCCCACGGATGCTACCGCCGCACCGCCGCCGTCATCCCTGGCCCAAGAGGCCTCCCACTCATCGGGAGCATGACCTTGATGATGGGTCTGGCCCACCAACGAATCGCCGCCATCGCCAAATCCCTAGGAGCTACCCGTCTCATGGCTTTCTCACTCGCCTACACTCGCGTCATTGTCACTTCTCATCCCGACGTTGCTAAAGAGATCCTTAACAGCTCCCTCTTTGCTGACCGTCCGATTAAGGAATCTGCTTACTCTTTGATGTTCAATCGCGCCATTGGTTTCGCCCCTTATGGCCTCTACTGGCGGACCCTCCGCCGTATCGCTTCCCACCATCTCTTCTCCcctaaacaaatcaaatcctCTGAGTCACACCGCCGCCATATCGCTTCCCAAATGCTCGCAATCTTCTcttccaccaccacctcctccaCCCACCGCGTCCGCGACACGCTCAAACGAGCCTCTTTAAACAGCATGATGGCCTCCGTCTTCGGCCGCTTTTATACCCTCACCGACTCCAATAACGAAGCCGAACAACTCCAAACCCTTGTCGCCGAAGGCTACGATTTATTGGGCCTTCTCAACTGGTCCGACCATCTCCCCTTCTTAGCCGATTTCGACCCACAGAGAATCCGGTTCAGATGCTCCCAATTGGTCCCCCAAGTGAACCAACTCGTCGGCCGGATCATCGCGGAACACCGGTCCAATTCAACCCCCCAACAAATCACGGATTTCGTCGacgttcttctctctcttcaacaATCTGACAATCTCTCTGACTCCGACATCATAGCCGTTCTTTGG GAAATGATATTTAGGGGTACGGACACGACGGCGGTATTAATGGAGTGGATTCTGGCGAGGATGGTTGTTCACACGGAGGTGCAAGAAAAGGTACAATCGGAACTAGACACGGTGGTTGGGAGATCACGTGGCGTCGTGGAATCCGACATTCCGTCGCTGCTTTATCTAACCGCGGTGGTTAAAGAAGTTCTAAGGTTACACCCACCGGGCCCACTTTTATCCTGGGCTCGCTTAGCCATCACTGACACAACCATCGACGGTCACCACGTGCCTAAGGGCACCACTGCCATGGTTAACATGTGGTCGATAGCACGAGACCCACAGGTCTGGTCAGACCCACTTGAATTTAAACCCGACAGGTTTGTGTCTGGTGGCGCTGACGTGGAGTTTTCAGTTATGGGTTCAGATCTACGGCTCGCTCCATTCGGGTCGGGTCGGAGAACTTGCCCCGGAAAGGCTCTTGCTTGGACAACTGTCATCTTCTGGGTGGCTACACTCTTACACGAGTTTAAATGGTTGCCTTCTCCGAACCAAAACGACGCCGTCGACTTCTCTGAAGTTCTCAAGCTCTCTTGCGAGATGGCCAATCCACTCACCGTTAAACTATGCCCAAGGCGTAATTCAagcttttaa